The Nocardioides panzhihuensis genome has a segment encoding these proteins:
- a CDS encoding PucR family transcriptional regulator, protein MTQTQRSPGLPGSAVWMLKSLESEVRPIALQITRHLRESLPAETEGFEEIIFTAVHGAMSHFIDLGLGRAAPYTAIDDHFRKVGFRVAALGEARAIVDGGIDMATTELWDELRRRAVENELSAAALNALNEMMTAYVDHLTAQVTAGFEAGTEARDQDNDVARARLIDRMLSGASAAEMEVQAALGEWDLPEKVTVMAVELRDGGRIAADALSATALTRRREPTQVVICPPHDAAAITKQVRAAAGPKSRVSVCWPVPPEDVPAAWRWANRALALVNARVIPAKPVIDCLAYRTEIWLHAEPVMRRQLAQELLEPLLAESENSREILTETLLVWLETRESAPAIAAVLGVHPQTIRYRWKRINELFGESLRDPEFVTQLLLLLKASVPLWVAGDQSDFDRYQQQTG, encoded by the coding sequence ATGACGCAGACCCAGCGGTCTCCCGGTCTTCCTGGGTCGGCCGTGTGGATGCTGAAGAGCCTGGAGAGCGAGGTGCGGCCGATCGCTCTCCAGATCACCCGTCACCTGCGCGAGAGCCTGCCCGCTGAGACCGAGGGCTTCGAGGAGATCATCTTCACCGCCGTGCACGGCGCGATGTCGCACTTCATCGACCTCGGCCTCGGGCGAGCCGCGCCCTACACCGCGATCGACGACCACTTCCGCAAGGTCGGCTTCCGGGTCGCCGCTCTCGGTGAGGCCCGGGCCATCGTCGACGGGGGCATCGACATGGCCACCACCGAGCTCTGGGACGAGCTGCGCCGCCGGGCGGTCGAGAACGAGCTCTCCGCGGCGGCGCTGAACGCGCTCAACGAGATGATGACGGCGTACGTCGACCACCTGACCGCTCAGGTCACGGCCGGTTTCGAGGCCGGCACCGAGGCGCGCGACCAGGACAACGACGTCGCCCGAGCGCGGCTGATCGATCGCATGCTGTCGGGCGCCTCCGCCGCCGAGATGGAGGTGCAGGCGGCGCTGGGCGAGTGGGACCTGCCCGAGAAGGTGACGGTCATGGCGGTCGAGCTGCGAGACGGCGGCCGGATCGCCGCCGACGCCCTGTCCGCCACCGCCCTCACCCGCCGTCGTGAGCCCACCCAGGTGGTGATCTGCCCGCCTCACGACGCCGCAGCCATCACCAAACAGGTGCGGGCAGCAGCCGGGCCGAAGTCCCGGGTCTCGGTCTGCTGGCCGGTGCCGCCCGAGGATGTCCCCGCCGCCTGGCGCTGGGCCAACCGTGCCCTGGCGCTGGTCAACGCACGGGTCATCCCGGCCAAACCGGTCATCGACTGCCTCGCCTACCGCACCGAGATCTGGCTCCACGCCGAGCCGGTGATGCGCCGTCAGCTCGCCCAGGAGCTGCTCGAGCCGCTTCTGGCGGAGTCGGAGAACTCCCGCGAGATCCTCACCGAGACCCTGCTGGTCTGGCTCGAGACCCGGGAGAGCGCGCCGGCGATCGCGGCCGTGCTCGGGGTGCACCCGCAGACGATCCGCTATCGCTGGAAGCGGATCAACGAGCTCTTCGGTGAGTCTCTGCGCGACCCCGAGTTCGTCACCCAGCTCCTCCTGCTGCTCAAGGCGAGCGTGCCGCTCTGGGTCGCCGGTGACCAGAGCGACTTCGACCGCTACCAGCAGCAGACCGGATGA
- a CDS encoding HAD family hydrolase, protein MTRATSTATSSRPDDLGVIVVMLELVVLAVGALAAYVLGARFPRVVAGWVGRQSGIEAVPGPAWASAAKVDAVVLDRWGTVTTGRLKVTTVDPLDPDHVRNLRWFAGALEHEAEGRLARAIARLSPRGKVSGFEEVPGCGVQGSVDRHPVRVGRPAWVGMAERNDLGVVVGVELDGRPLGYLVVGDEPRENARTAISRLSALGVTPVLVSDDTARNTEHLAEACGIERSHPEIAPEKRARLVAELQEQGHVVAVVSSRPEDAEAQAAADLAVGGDGGVRLQDLDVSRVTALLSTARGVVAGSRLARPLGPVPALVGLGLAVLGLGSVVVAAICALLCLVTAAAVGTISVMRAGNLSPT, encoded by the coding sequence GTGACCAGAGCGACTTCGACCGCTACCAGCAGCAGACCGGATGACCTCGGGGTGATCGTGGTGATGCTGGAGCTGGTCGTTCTCGCGGTCGGGGCGTTGGCGGCGTACGTCCTGGGAGCGCGGTTTCCGCGCGTCGTCGCAGGCTGGGTCGGGCGCCAGTCCGGGATCGAGGCGGTGCCCGGACCCGCGTGGGCGTCGGCCGCGAAGGTCGATGCGGTGGTGCTCGACCGGTGGGGCACGGTGACGACCGGCAGGCTGAAGGTGACCACGGTCGACCCGTTGGACCCCGACCATGTCCGCAACCTGCGCTGGTTCGCGGGTGCGCTGGAGCACGAGGCCGAGGGCCGGCTGGCCCGGGCGATCGCCCGGCTCTCGCCCCGGGGCAAGGTGAGCGGCTTCGAGGAGGTGCCGGGCTGTGGCGTGCAGGGATCGGTCGACAGGCATCCGGTACGCGTCGGACGGCCCGCCTGGGTCGGCATGGCCGAGCGCAACGACCTCGGTGTGGTCGTCGGGGTCGAGCTGGACGGGCGACCCTTGGGCTACCTCGTCGTCGGCGACGAGCCCCGCGAGAACGCGCGGACGGCGATCTCCCGGCTCTCCGCGCTCGGAGTCACCCCGGTGCTGGTCTCCGACGACACCGCCCGCAACACCGAGCATCTGGCCGAGGCGTGCGGGATCGAGCGCTCTCATCCCGAGATCGCGCCCGAGAAGCGCGCCCGGCTCGTCGCCGAGCTCCAGGAGCAGGGGCACGTGGTGGCCGTCGTGAGCTCTCGCCCGGAGGACGCCGAGGCGCAGGCAGCGGCCGACCTGGCGGTGGGCGGGGATGGCGGCGTACGCCTGCAGGATCTCGACGTCAGCCGGGTCACCGCCCTGCTCTCGACGGCACGCGGGGTGGTCGCGGGGTCTCGGCTCGCCCGGCCGCTCGGACCGGTGCCCGCGCTGGTCGGCCTGGGGTTGGCGGTGCTCGGTCTCGGGTCGGTGGTCGTCGCGGCGATCTGTGCGCTGCTGTGCCTGGTGACGGCCGCCGCGGTGGGGACGATCAGCGTGATGCGGGCCGGAAACTTGTCACCTACGTGA
- a CDS encoding lytic transglycosylase domain-containing protein: MTPRAGLFVKVAAVPVAAATAAWTIHAIQDPRPLDASAEVAQVPVVDVPEHELRPPVSVSAVKPLPKVTPTLAAKPAGFAADAAAGVIPDVALAAYQRSASVLADADSACGLDWSLVAAIGRVESDHGRAGGSTLSTSGVATPGIYGVPLTGASGTARIMDTDGGAYDRDLTYDRAVGPMQFIPSTWSEVGVDADSDGRRDPQDVDDAALAAAVYLCSGSADLSTEAGKRSAVLRYNRSGAYASAVLQIADGYRLGTFETPTGVVLPAAQIPSSDHEPRSGASPSAQPPRRSPGGSSSGEKGTGTPGGGTTTPSAPAPSSSPSPGGGSGGPSPTSGPDPSGSPTDPPTEDPTETPTETPTDTPTEDPTPTETPTETPTETPSETESATESAGPEGSAGAS, from the coding sequence ATGACCCCACGAGCCGGTCTGTTCGTAAAGGTCGCGGCAGTGCCCGTGGCCGCCGCGACCGCCGCCTGGACGATCCATGCGATCCAGGACCCACGACCCCTCGACGCCTCGGCAGAGGTGGCCCAGGTGCCCGTCGTCGACGTGCCGGAGCACGAGCTGCGGCCACCGGTGAGCGTCTCCGCGGTCAAGCCTCTTCCGAAGGTCACCCCGACGCTCGCGGCCAAGCCCGCCGGGTTCGCCGCGGACGCTGCGGCCGGCGTCATCCCCGACGTCGCGCTCGCGGCCTACCAGCGGTCGGCCTCCGTGCTCGCCGACGCCGACTCGGCCTGTGGGCTCGACTGGTCGCTCGTGGCCGCCATCGGCCGGGTCGAGTCCGACCACGGCCGCGCCGGGGGCAGCACGCTGTCCACCTCCGGGGTCGCGACGCCGGGTATCTACGGTGTCCCGCTCACCGGGGCCTCCGGGACGGCCCGGATCATGGACACCGACGGTGGGGCGTACGACCGTGACCTGACCTACGACCGCGCCGTCGGGCCGATGCAGTTCATTCCCTCGACCTGGTCCGAGGTCGGGGTCGACGCCGACTCCGACGGCCGCCGGGACCCGCAGGACGTCGACGATGCCGCGCTCGCGGCCGCGGTCTACCTCTGCTCGGGCTCGGCAGACCTGTCCACCGAGGCCGGGAAGCGCTCGGCGGTGCTGCGCTACAACCGCAGCGGTGCGTACGCCTCGGCCGTCCTGCAGATCGCCGACGGCTATCGGCTCGGCACCTTCGAGACACCGACCGGTGTCGTCCTGCCCGCCGCGCAGATCCCCTCCTCCGATCACGAGCCGCGCTCCGGCGCCTCGCCCAGCGCCCAGCCGCCCCGACGTTCTCCGGGTGGCTCGTCCTCGGGAGAGAAGGGCACCGGTACTCCCGGCGGCGGCACGACCACGCCTTCCGCACCCGCGCCGTCGAGCTCACCCTCCCCCGGCGGCGGGTCCGGCGGCCCGTCGCCCACCTCGGGCCCGGATCCGTCCGGCTCGCCCACGGATCCTCCGACGGAAGACCCGACCGAGACACCCACCGAGACCCCCACGGACACGCCAACCGAGGACCCGACCCCGACCGAGACACCGACCGAGACACCTACCGAGACGCCTAGCGAGACCGAGTCCGCCACCGAGTCCGCCGGCCCGGAGGGCTCCGCAGGCGCCTCCTGA
- a CDS encoding GTP-binding protein LepA yields the protein MLTDNDRLVAHVARLGEEHPPIPMDSVDFTVNDPAGFGARFGHVLDYMARVELEVDRNVLEISTMLPNPPEVDKRFYAEVWQPQEIQHGLILDRLQQILGRPPATTDLDHVGLKLKVLGLLAHLEPFQDVCRMLYYLTGMATERSAVIAYNLLHDGVIETGERAVAETVIAPIKRQEPGHYAFYQLSARAHWATLSAWQKWLVRRMRRISFAPVGVNNATQLADFGDVMETLGVDHAGRDLAADVARVEQELLWARDRGLPVPDYVTSAFRDAVEAARARAAA from the coding sequence ATGCTGACCGATAACGACCGGCTCGTCGCTCATGTCGCGCGCCTCGGCGAGGAACACCCGCCGATCCCGATGGACTCCGTCGACTTCACCGTCAACGACCCGGCCGGCTTCGGGGCCCGTTTCGGTCACGTCCTCGACTACATGGCGCGCGTCGAGCTCGAGGTCGACCGCAACGTACTCGAGATCTCCACGATGCTCCCCAACCCGCCCGAGGTGGACAAGCGGTTCTACGCCGAGGTGTGGCAGCCGCAGGAGATCCAGCACGGCCTGATCCTCGACCGACTGCAGCAGATCCTCGGCCGCCCGCCGGCGACCACCGACCTCGACCATGTCGGTCTGAAGCTGAAGGTGCTCGGCCTGCTGGCCCATCTGGAGCCGTTCCAAGACGTCTGCCGGATGCTCTACTACCTGACCGGCATGGCCACCGAGCGCTCGGCCGTGATCGCCTACAACCTGCTCCACGACGGAGTCATCGAGACCGGAGAGCGGGCCGTCGCCGAGACGGTCATCGCGCCGATCAAGCGTCAGGAGCCGGGCCACTACGCCTTCTACCAGCTCTCCGCCCGCGCCCACTGGGCCACGCTCTCGGCCTGGCAGAAGTGGCTGGTCCGACGCATGCGCCGGATCTCCTTCGCGCCGGTCGGGGTCAACAACGCGACCCAGCTCGCCGACTTCGGCGACGTCATGGAGACCCTCGGCGTCGACCACGCAGGCCGTGACCTCGCCGCCGACGTCGCCCGCGTCGAGCAGGAGCTCCTCTGGGCCCGCGACCGCGGCCTCCCCGTCCCCGACTACGTCACCAGCGCCTTCCGCGATGCCGTCGAGGCGGCCCGGGCGCGCGCGGCTGCCTGA
- a CDS encoding transglycosylase domain-containing protein, with protein MARKVVRSLPFHRVVMRFAAFIGVAAATGLVASGMAIPFVHLTGVAAKSGVEAMNDLPLDIDMGELSQTTRILDAHGKVITTLYDQNRSYKVLDQISANMPKALLAIEDTRFYEHGAMDLKGTLRALLRNSASESGSVQGGSSITQQLVKTTLVYGADTDEERAAATEKSTARKIRELRYAIWLEEHHDKDWILERYLNAAYFGDSAYGVQAAAKHYFGVDAADLTWGQASMLAGMVKNPTGYDPTDYPDATVARRNLVLERLAQVGDLPRAEAEKLKESELGLNVQDSRNGCFGSSAEFFCDYALQWLLADESLGETEAERWRLLQTGGLTIKTSLDSSFQKAAQRSVSGRVSPTDNAVGALAMVEPGTGNVKALAQSRPMGENRRKGESYLNYLVPKEYGDANGFQAGSTFKVFVGAAAIEKGFPLRQEIPSPPKKTFNQASFANCPGQGNFSPNPYPVGNSTTSGNKNLYTGTRESVNTFYVRLEQFTGVCAPYTLAKKMGISLTDPAHERVPSFTLGPVDVSPLEMAEAYATFGARGKHCDSRPVTAIIGPDGKTMKEYASSCEQVMRPSTADAMNDILRGVLQPGGFGQKLALSVPSAGKTGTTNSNRAVWFNGYTPKLATASMIAGANYEGNWVTLNGQRLRGGYVASASGSTVAGPMWADAMRAVDNKLGSANFVRPGAAVVNGKGIKIPKVEGLSVAKATARLKSAGFKPVVGKRVRSHWKKGTVVGTVPGSRAIKGATVEMLVSRWRR; from the coding sequence TTGGCGCGCAAAGTCGTCCGTTCCCTGCCGTTCCATCGCGTCGTGATGCGGTTCGCGGCCTTCATCGGTGTCGCGGCGGCGACGGGCCTGGTCGCCTCCGGGATGGCGATCCCGTTCGTCCACCTGACCGGGGTCGCGGCCAAGTCGGGGGTCGAGGCGATGAACGACCTGCCGCTCGACATCGACATGGGCGAGCTGTCGCAGACGACTCGCATCCTCGACGCGCACGGCAAGGTGATCACCACCCTCTACGACCAGAACCGGTCCTACAAGGTGCTCGACCAGATCTCGGCCAACATGCCGAAGGCGCTGCTCGCGATCGAGGACACCCGCTTCTACGAGCACGGCGCGATGGACCTCAAGGGCACGCTGCGGGCGCTGCTGCGCAACTCGGCCTCGGAGTCGGGTTCGGTGCAGGGTGGTTCGTCCATCACCCAGCAGCTGGTCAAGACCACGCTCGTCTACGGCGCCGACACCGACGAGGAGCGTGCCGCCGCGACCGAGAAGTCCACGGCGCGCAAGATCCGCGAGCTCCGCTACGCCATCTGGCTCGAGGAGCACCACGACAAGGACTGGATCCTCGAGCGCTACCTCAACGCGGCGTACTTCGGTGACTCCGCCTACGGTGTGCAGGCGGCCGCGAAGCACTACTTCGGCGTCGACGCCGCCGACCTGACCTGGGGTCAGGCCTCGATGCTCGCCGGCATGGTGAAGAACCCCACCGGCTACGACCCGACCGACTACCCCGACGCGACCGTGGCTCGACGCAACCTGGTGCTCGAGCGGCTGGCCCAGGTCGGCGACCTCCCGCGCGCCGAGGCCGAGAAGCTCAAGGAGAGCGAGCTCGGGCTCAATGTGCAGGACAGCCGCAACGGCTGCTTCGGGTCGTCGGCGGAGTTCTTCTGCGACTACGCGCTGCAGTGGCTGCTCGCCGACGAGTCGCTCGGCGAGACCGAGGCCGAGCGCTGGCGGCTGCTGCAGACCGGCGGTCTGACGATCAAGACGTCCCTGGACTCGAGCTTCCAGAAGGCGGCGCAGCGGTCGGTGAGCGGTCGTGTCTCGCCGACCGACAACGCGGTCGGTGCGCTGGCGATGGTCGAGCCCGGCACCGGCAACGTCAAGGCGCTCGCGCAGTCGCGGCCGATGGGGGAGAACCGGAGGAAGGGCGAGTCCTACCTCAACTACCTGGTGCCGAAGGAGTACGGCGACGCCAACGGCTTCCAAGCGGGCTCGACGTTCAAGGTCTTCGTCGGCGCCGCGGCGATCGAGAAGGGCTTCCCGCTCCGGCAGGAGATCCCGTCGCCGCCCAAGAAGACGTTCAACCAGGCGTCCTTCGCCAACTGCCCCGGCCAGGGCAACTTCAGCCCGAACCCCTACCCGGTCGGCAACTCGACCACCTCGGGCAACAAGAACCTCTACACCGGCACCCGGGAGTCGGTGAACACCTTCTACGTCCGGCTCGAGCAGTTCACCGGCGTCTGCGCCCCCTACACGCTCGCGAAGAAGATGGGCATCAGCCTGACCGATCCCGCCCACGAGCGGGTGCCGTCGTTCACCCTCGGACCGGTCGATGTGTCCCCGCTGGAGATGGCCGAGGCGTACGCGACGTTCGGCGCCCGCGGCAAGCACTGCGACTCGCGCCCGGTGACCGCGATCATCGGCCCTGACGGGAAGACGATGAAGGAGTACGCCTCCTCCTGCGAGCAGGTGATGCGGCCGAGCACGGCAGACGCCATGAACGACATCCTCCGCGGTGTGCTGCAGCCGGGCGGCTTCGGGCAGAAGCTCGCGCTGAGCGTGCCGTCGGCCGGCAAGACCGGCACCACCAACAGCAACCGCGCGGTGTGGTTCAACGGCTACACCCCGAAGCTCGCCACCGCGTCGATGATCGCCGGTGCCAACTACGAGGGCAACTGGGTCACCCTCAACGGGCAGCGCCTCCGTGGCGGCTACGTCGCCTCGGCCTCGGGCTCCACCGTCGCCGGCCCGATGTGGGCCGACGCGATGCGGGCGGTCGACAACAAGCTGGGCTCCGCCAACTTCGTACGTCCTGGTGCCGCTGTCGTCAACGGCAAGGGCATCAAGATCCCGAAGGTCGAGGGTCTCTCGGTCGCCAAGGCCACCGCCCGGCTCAAGTCGGCCGGGTTCAAGCCCGTCGTCGGCAAGCGGGTGCGGTCGCACTGGAAGAAGGGCACGGTCGTCGGCACCGTTCCCGGCAGCCGGGCGATCAAGGGCGCGACGGTCGAGATGCTCGTGTCGAGGTGGCGCAGGTGA
- a CDS encoding DUF692 family multinuclear iron-containing protein, translated as MNPSVSGVAVAWRPGIADLLQTYAAAGRLGFTEVIAENTAPMQIPRAVLELGVPVVAHGVTLGLAGADRPATDRLTRLAELAEALCSPFVSEHVAFVRASDSPDPLHGDVLEAGHLLPPPRTPDSLDVLVDNIRIAQDQLPVPLAVENIAATFTWPEDTFNEPDFLTELVERTGVRLVLDVANLYASATARGSDPVADLARFPLDAVAYLHVAGGTERDGLYLDTHAHPMPPPVLSLLTTAVEAYAGRPLPGIMLERDTDVSPETVDPEFTKLTEAVLTRG; from the coding sequence GTGAATCCCTCGGTCTCCGGCGTCGCCGTGGCATGGCGACCCGGAATCGCCGACCTCCTCCAGACGTACGCCGCGGCCGGCCGTCTCGGGTTCACCGAGGTGATCGCAGAGAACACCGCGCCGATGCAGATCCCGCGGGCCGTCCTGGAACTCGGCGTCCCGGTCGTCGCCCACGGCGTCACGCTGGGCCTGGCCGGCGCCGACCGCCCCGCCACGGACCGCCTCACCCGGCTGGCCGAGCTCGCCGAGGCCCTCTGCAGCCCGTTCGTGTCCGAGCACGTCGCCTTCGTGCGGGCGAGCGACTCCCCCGACCCGCTCCATGGCGACGTCCTCGAGGCCGGCCATCTGCTGCCGCCGCCGCGTACGCCCGACTCGCTCGACGTGCTCGTCGACAACATCCGGATCGCGCAGGACCAGCTGCCCGTGCCGCTCGCGGTCGAGAACATCGCCGCCACCTTCACCTGGCCCGAGGACACCTTCAACGAGCCCGACTTCCTCACCGAGCTCGTCGAGCGCACCGGCGTACGTCTCGTTCTGGACGTCGCCAACCTCTACGCCTCCGCGACCGCCCGCGGCTCCGACCCGGTCGCCGATCTCGCCCGCTTCCCGCTCGACGCGGTCGCCTACCTGCACGTCGCCGGCGGCACCGAGCGCGACGGTCTCTATCTCGACACCCACGCCCATCCCATGCCACCGCCGGTGCTGTCGCTGCTCACGACCGCGGTCGAGGCGTACGCCGGGCGCCCGCTCCCCGGGATCATGCTCGAACGCGACACCGACGTGTCACCGGAGACCGTCGACCCCGAGTTCACCAAGCTCACCGAGGCGGTCCTCACCCGTGGCTGA
- a CDS encoding Abi-alpha family protein: MSLLGKVVPTASAVAGTAPGLARVAAGAAWQTAGWGLRTSSRAGFRVARAMVDQDVRDGLVRETAEAVGIVAGTAARMIRPGSRPVMELSASDYETAGHDVVLARTREAEASEDSLPVLRRRGADLLDRSRDVWADEQGHPAYARILDELAPDEARMLLYLLQAGPQPSVDIRTGGPTGLVGSTMIAPGLNMIAGRSGVRYPERVPAYLNNLFRLGLVWFSKEPLPDPLEYQVLEAQPDVLDALRSVKFAKIVRRSVHLTPFGEAFGRTTLVDEGSAESAYPEHQAPVTGGADLPKA; the protein is encoded by the coding sequence ATGAGCCTTTTGGGCAAGGTCGTCCCGACCGCCTCCGCCGTGGCCGGCACCGCTCCCGGCCTGGCGCGGGTGGCGGCAGGCGCTGCCTGGCAGACGGCCGGGTGGGGGCTACGCACGTCCAGCCGCGCCGGCTTCCGGGTGGCGCGGGCGATGGTCGACCAGGACGTACGCGACGGGTTGGTGCGGGAGACGGCCGAGGCCGTGGGGATCGTCGCCGGCACCGCCGCCCGGATGATCCGGCCCGGGTCGAGGCCGGTGATGGAGCTCTCCGCATCCGACTACGAGACAGCCGGCCACGATGTCGTGCTCGCCCGTACGCGGGAGGCCGAGGCATCCGAGGACTCACTGCCTGTGCTGCGCCGCCGCGGAGCCGATCTGCTCGACCGCTCCCGCGACGTCTGGGCCGACGAGCAGGGACACCCTGCGTACGCTCGGATCCTCGACGAGCTCGCGCCCGACGAGGCGCGGATGCTGCTCTATCTGCTCCAGGCGGGGCCGCAGCCGTCGGTGGACATTCGCACCGGCGGGCCGACCGGGCTCGTCGGCAGCACCATGATCGCCCCCGGGCTCAACATGATCGCCGGACGTAGCGGCGTGCGCTATCCGGAGCGGGTGCCGGCCTACCTGAACAACCTGTTCCGGCTCGGGCTGGTGTGGTTCTCCAAGGAGCCGCTGCCCGACCCGCTGGAATACCAGGTCCTCGAGGCGCAGCCCGACGTGCTGGACGCGCTTCGCTCGGTGAAGTTCGCCAAGATCGTGCGTCGATCGGTGCACCTGACGCCGTTCGGCGAGGCCTTCGGCCGCACCACGCTGGTCGACGAGGGCTCGGCCGAGTCGGCCTACCCGGAGCACCAGGCGCCGGTGACCGGCGGGGCCGATCTGCCCAAGGCCTGA
- a CDS encoding Abi-alpha family protein — MSALHINTEPGALRPESDVVTPSTEPTEELVQGREGMHRMPTPAPSGGLLDEATDVLPGLLRISAVTVAHTAGWGLRTYARGVGRVAKAVVDPNEAVRLTEDVASGARQVTGFAKRVATGNPVTGLLERFALPAAENAKAAMEGRAARVNGADPGDGPDRLRRSGEELLRRSRDVWDENERHPAFASILDELAPDEARILVLMLKGGPQPAVDVVEGGLIGHLRGSRMIARGLTMIGAQASARYPSLVPQYLNNLARLGLVWQSEEPVSELIRYQVVEAQPDVLEACHSTGGARIKRRSIHLTPFGQDFARACFADAEDLHRLPSHEIPPSAATEASTE; from the coding sequence GTGAGCGCCCTGCACATCAACACCGAGCCAGGGGCTCTCCGACCGGAGAGCGACGTCGTCACCCCTTCGACCGAGCCGACCGAGGAGCTCGTGCAGGGCCGCGAGGGGATGCACCGCATGCCCACACCGGCGCCGAGCGGCGGTCTTCTCGACGAGGCGACGGACGTTCTACCGGGTCTGCTCAGGATCTCCGCGGTGACGGTGGCCCACACCGCCGGGTGGGGCCTGAGGACGTACGCCCGTGGGGTCGGTCGGGTGGCGAAGGCGGTCGTCGATCCCAACGAGGCGGTGCGGCTCACCGAGGACGTGGCGTCCGGCGCCCGCCAGGTGACCGGCTTCGCAAAGCGGGTCGCGACGGGCAACCCGGTCACCGGTCTGCTGGAGCGCTTCGCGCTTCCGGCGGCCGAGAACGCGAAGGCGGCGATGGAAGGTCGTGCCGCGCGGGTCAACGGCGCCGATCCCGGCGACGGACCCGACCGACTGCGGCGGAGCGGTGAGGAGCTGCTGCGCCGCTCGCGCGACGTGTGGGACGAGAACGAGCGCCATCCGGCCTTCGCCAGCATCCTCGACGAGCTGGCGCCCGACGAGGCCCGCATCCTGGTGCTGATGCTCAAGGGTGGCCCGCAGCCGGCGGTCGACGTGGTCGAGGGCGGCCTGATCGGCCACCTGCGTGGATCGCGGATGATCGCCCGGGGTCTGACGATGATCGGCGCGCAGGCCAGCGCGCGCTACCCGTCGCTGGTTCCGCAGTACCTCAACAACCTGGCCCGGCTCGGGCTGGTGTGGCAGTCCGAGGAGCCGGTCAGCGAGCTGATCCGCTATCAGGTGGTCGAGGCACAGCCCGACGTACTCGAGGCTTGTCATTCCACGGGCGGCGCCCGGATCAAGCGGCGCTCGATCCACCTGACCCCCTTCGGACAGGACTTCGCCCGGGCCTGCTTCGCCGATGCCGAGGACCTCCATCGGCTGCCGAGCCACGAGATTCCGCCCAGTGCGGCGACGGAAGCGTCAACCGAATAG
- a CDS encoding heat shock protein transcriptional repressor HspR, whose amino-acid sequence MSDGFGSPSPDAAVYVISVAAELTGLHPQTLRTYERMGLITPGRTGGGGRRYSFHDIERLRSIADLTGAGIGIEGVRRILALEQHVDALRRRNEELLHELAATREALAQARAAAPEPQVPASRLPAVRQAPPGQAIVVWRRQHG is encoded by the coding sequence ATGAGCGACGGATTCGGCAGCCCGTCTCCGGATGCCGCGGTGTATGTGATCAGCGTCGCCGCGGAGCTGACCGGGCTGCACCCGCAGACGCTGCGCACCTATGAGCGGATGGGCCTGATCACCCCCGGCCGCACCGGGGGCGGCGGGCGGCGCTACTCCTTCCACGACATCGAGCGGCTGCGCTCGATCGCGGACCTGACCGGGGCCGGGATCGGCATCGAGGGCGTGCGTCGCATCCTGGCTCTCGAGCAGCACGTCGACGCCCTGCGCCGGCGCAACGAGGAGCTGCTGCACGAGCTGGCCGCCACCCGCGAGGCGCTCGCCCAGGCGAGGGCGGCCGCCCCTGAGCCGCAGGTCCCGGCCAGCAGGCTTCCCGCGGTTCGGCAGGCGCCGCCCGGACAGGCGATCGTGGTCTGGCGGCGGCAGCACGGTTAG